From the Chitinolyticbacter meiyuanensis genome, one window contains:
- a CDS encoding ComF family protein, with the protein MLHILNKSLEVAQRWLPASPADCLFCTTPAAAGLCPACSLALPRLPTPRCPICAQATPLAGPCGRCLAAPPAFTLTHACFRYDGWLAQLIQAAKFGQRWYALPVLTDAMLAELAPVQADLVIPVPLSAQRLAERGYNQASEIAAVLARRWKAPLAGRVLHRTRDGEHQARLSRSARLRNLRSSFKAEPLRGEVVLLVDDVMTTGATLQACAKALLRAGASRVECCVLARTLA; encoded by the coding sequence ATGCTGCATATTCTGAACAAATCGCTTGAAGTGGCCCAACGCTGGCTTCCCGCCTCGCCTGCCGATTGTCTGTTCTGCACCACGCCAGCCGCCGCTGGCCTTTGCCCGGCATGCTCGCTAGCGTTGCCGCGCCTGCCAACGCCGCGCTGCCCGATCTGCGCCCAAGCCACGCCGCTGGCAGGCCCGTGCGGGCGCTGCCTGGCCGCGCCACCGGCCTTTACACTGACCCACGCCTGCTTCCGATACGACGGCTGGCTAGCGCAGCTGATACAGGCCGCCAAGTTCGGTCAGCGCTGGTATGCGCTGCCCGTGCTGACCGACGCCATGCTCGCGGAATTGGCACCGGTGCAGGCCGATCTGGTGATCCCAGTGCCGCTCAGCGCACAGCGGCTAGCCGAGCGTGGCTACAACCAGGCCTCGGAAATTGCCGCCGTGCTGGCGCGCCGTTGGAAAGCGCCCCTGGCAGGCCGGGTATTGCACCGTACGCGCGATGGCGAACACCAGGCTCGTCTGTCCCGCAGCGCACGGCTGCGCAATTTGCGCAGCAGTTTCAAGGCGGAGCCGTTGCGCGGCGAGGTCGTTCTACTGGTGGACGACGTGATGACCACCGGTGCCACACTGCAGGCCTGCGCCAAGGCACTGCTGCGCGCCGGCGCAAGCCGGGTGGAATGCTGCGTGCTGGCGAGAACCCTGGCATGA
- a CDS encoding SGNH/GDSL hydrolase family protein, with translation MSYTMRVRRPLAALMTTLLLVACGGGGGSTENVVPTTPGQAAGYTQIVAFGDSLTDSGTYNPTTADADPSNDVPVGLMFTTKPGGTWASYIAVALGLPLTPNQQVNFGVVGHGGQVFQLGGLNYAEGGAMLLVDAANGGVNPQPVPGLGTVPVQTQTARAVATQISDYLAEHGNAFNANQLVLIQGGANDLFAFLRQVAGNPSLAANAPTVISNTVTAMVTQIQRLKAAGATHIVYANLPDLGATPQFRGTALAGLATTLSTNYNAAVKSTLTSSNSGVVIFDTQALISQAIASPASFGFVNVTTPACTSYTTPGDATTVSALICSANTLVAAGADQSYLFADGVHPTARGHQIWAAKAVELILSGS, from the coding sequence GTGAGCTACACGATGCGCGTACGCCGGCCGCTGGCCGCCTTGATGACCACCCTGTTGCTCGTTGCCTGTGGCGGCGGTGGCGGCAGTACCGAGAATGTTGTCCCGACCACGCCGGGGCAAGCTGCCGGCTATACGCAGATCGTTGCCTTCGGTGACAGCCTGACCGACAGTGGCACCTACAACCCGACCACCGCCGATGCCGACCCGAGCAACGATGTACCGGTCGGTCTGATGTTCACCACCAAGCCGGGTGGCACCTGGGCGAGCTATATAGCCGTGGCGCTGGGGCTGCCGTTGACACCCAACCAGCAGGTAAACTTCGGGGTGGTCGGTCACGGTGGCCAAGTATTCCAGCTCGGTGGGCTCAACTACGCCGAAGGCGGTGCAATGCTGCTCGTTGATGCCGCCAATGGTGGTGTAAACCCACAGCCGGTCCCTGGCCTGGGCACGGTGCCTGTCCAGACACAAACGGCCCGCGCAGTTGCGACGCAGATCAGCGACTATCTGGCAGAGCACGGCAATGCCTTCAATGCCAATCAGCTGGTGCTGATCCAGGGCGGCGCCAACGATCTCTTCGCCTTCCTGCGCCAAGTTGCCGGCAACCCATCGCTGGCTGCCAATGCCCCGACAGTGATCAGCAATACGGTCACTGCCATGGTCACGCAGATCCAGCGCCTGAAAGCGGCGGGAGCAACCCATATCGTCTACGCCAACTTGCCGGATCTCGGCGCCACGCCGCAATTCCGCGGCACGGCGCTCGCTGGCCTCGCGACCACCCTCTCCACCAACTACAACGCCGCAGTGAAATCGACGCTGACCAGCAGCAACAGTGGCGTGGTGATCTTCGATACCCAGGCGTTGATCTCGCAGGCCATTGCCTCGCCAGCCAGCTTCGGTTTCGTCAACGTCACCACACCGGCCTGCACCAGCTACACCACGCCGGGTGATGCCACCACGGTGAGTGCGCTGATCTGCTCGGCCAACACGCTGGTTGCCGCAGGTGCAGACCAGAGCTATCTGTTTGCCGACGGCGTGCACCCGACCGCGCGTGGCCACCAGATCTGGGCGGCCAAGGCAGTAGAGCTGATTCTTAGCGGCAGCTGA
- a CDS encoding substrate-binding periplasmic protein: MTRLNHWLPCLLALTLTTAHTAELRVGVGLDKPPYVIQQQDGGIELDLARAILGYRGHTVHPVYLPQPRLPAALRDGQIDVALTMQPGAVGGTIYFSHPYITYRNVAVSLAQRQLRPQRIAELASYHVLAFGNARQLLGDEFALMAEHNPRYNEMSDQRRQVLMLFADRTEFIVLDERIFGYFREHPGARVDTDQAVNLHTIFPERDYLAAFRDPQRRDDFNAGLRALRASGRYTAILAGQRHAPED; this comes from the coding sequence ATGACGCGACTGAACCACTGGCTGCCATGCCTGCTCGCGCTGACACTGACCACTGCGCATACGGCAGAGCTGCGCGTCGGTGTCGGGCTCGACAAGCCGCCTTATGTGATTCAGCAGCAGGATGGGGGTATCGAGCTGGATCTGGCACGGGCCATCCTCGGCTACCGTGGCCACACCGTACATCCTGTCTATCTACCCCAGCCGCGCCTACCGGCCGCGCTGCGCGATGGGCAGATCGATGTGGCGCTGACGATGCAGCCTGGAGCGGTCGGGGGAACCATCTACTTTTCCCATCCCTACATCACCTATCGCAACGTGGCCGTCTCGCTGGCGCAGCGCCAGCTCCGCCCGCAACGCATCGCCGAGCTCGCGTCATACCATGTACTGGCATTCGGCAACGCACGGCAGTTGCTTGGCGATGAGTTCGCGCTGATGGCCGAGCACAACCCTCGCTACAACGAGATGAGCGATCAGCGGCGTCAAGTGCTGATGCTGTTTGCCGATCGCACGGAATTCATCGTGCTGGACGAACGCATCTTCGGGTATTTCCGCGAGCATCCTGGCGCCCGGGTCGACACTGACCAGGCTGTCAACCTGCACACCATCTTTCCCGAACGCGACTATCTTGCGGCATTCCGCGACCCGCAGCGGCGCGATGACTTCAATGCTGGCCTGCGCGCGCTACGCGCCAGCGGCCGTTACACAGCCATCCTCGCCGGCCAGCGCCACGCACCAGAGGACTAG
- a CDS encoding DUF3147 family protein yields the protein MFWLYFEKQPAEKVTNHAYYTFWYVLPTLPMFLVFPFLMQRLGFWGALLVSVLVTVVCFVLFALLVRRFGVELM from the coding sequence TTGTTCTGGCTGTATTTCGAAAAGCAGCCCGCCGAGAAGGTCACGAACCATGCGTACTACACCTTCTGGTACGTGCTCCCTACCTTGCCGATGTTCCTGGTGTTCCCATTCCTGATGCAGCGGCTGGGTTTTTGGGGCGCTTTGTTAGTGAGTGTGCTGGTCACGGTGGTGTGCTTCGTGTTGTTTGCACTGCTGGTGCGGCGCTTTGGTGTGGAACTGATGTAA
- a CDS encoding tRNA dihydrouridine synthase, with the protein MRIYLAPMEGLLDHILRDMLTRLGGVDIAVTEFVRVSGTLLPNRFFQRIAPELLTGSKTPSGVPVRVQLLGSDPVCLAENAAKLATMNPAGIDLNFGCPAKTVNRHRGGAVLLTEPELLYQIVSKVRAAVPANIPVTAKMRLGYEDKSRKLDCAQALAVGGAAELVVHARTKVEGYRPPAYWEEIPAIREALAIPVIANGEIWTVDDFQRCRSISGCEHVMLGRGIVADPGLARRVRGEAGAGWDEIAPLLLPFWDKVKLSCMPKHQAGRLKQWLAYLRRIHPEAEALFLHIRTVTAPEDVEQTLKRALDRQAVPA; encoded by the coding sequence TTGCGAATTTATCTTGCCCCGATGGAGGGGCTGCTGGACCACATCCTGCGCGACATGCTGACCCGGCTGGGGGGCGTGGATATCGCGGTGACCGAGTTTGTACGTGTGTCCGGCACGCTGCTGCCCAATCGTTTCTTCCAGCGCATTGCGCCCGAGCTGCTCACCGGCAGCAAGACGCCATCCGGCGTGCCGGTGCGGGTGCAATTGCTGGGGTCCGACCCAGTTTGCCTCGCTGAAAACGCCGCCAAGCTGGCGACGATGAACCCGGCAGGCATCGACCTCAACTTCGGTTGTCCAGCCAAAACGGTGAACCGCCATCGCGGGGGCGCGGTGCTGCTGACCGAGCCGGAATTGCTGTACCAGATCGTCTCCAAGGTGCGTGCCGCCGTACCGGCCAACATTCCAGTCACGGCGAAGATGCGGCTGGGCTACGAGGACAAGAGTCGCAAGCTCGATTGTGCGCAGGCGCTTGCTGTGGGGGGCGCGGCGGAACTGGTGGTGCACGCGCGGACCAAGGTCGAGGGCTATCGGCCGCCGGCGTACTGGGAGGAGATCCCGGCGATCCGCGAAGCGCTGGCGATCCCGGTGATTGCCAACGGCGAGATCTGGACGGTCGACGACTTCCAGCGCTGCAGGTCGATATCGGGTTGCGAGCACGTGATGCTGGGGCGCGGCATCGTCGCCGATCCGGGCCTCGCGCGGCGGGTGCGCGGCGAGGCGGGAGCGGGCTGGGACGAGATCGCGCCGTTGCTGCTGCCGTTCTGGGACAAGGTGAAGTTGTCGTGCATGCCCAAGCATCAGGCGGGGCGGCTCAAGCAGTGGTTGGCCTACCTGCGGCGCATCCATCCGGAGGCGGAGGCCTTGTTCCTGCATATCCGCACGGTGACGGCGCCGGAGGACGTGGAGCAGACGTTGAAGCGGGCCTTGGATCGGCAGGCCGTTCCGGCGTGA
- a CDS encoding S8 family serine peptidase yields MQRSHTSKIARIAGLVTSVALGAAHALTPPDPGFSYQNLYLGPQVGGINAYVGWDYHFKGTPVTVAVIDSGYLPHPEFENRVLPGYDLVNQGTFANEQVIGPDGKAYGVYVMNGASPIAGGLDADLQTSFNSEDRAWHGTKVAGLILAASNQVGVTGLNPTARLLPIRVARAGDFAPGAAAQAIRWAVGLSATVNGVALPINPNPAKVLNLSLGGDTAVPNRAGSIGCSDEYQDAIDAAVQTGAVVVVAAGNYYEEDVKKYMPANCKNVVVVGGSNPYTGDRAIDISSFGAGVTISAPAAGMHTTTAYKANGTTQYLTTYESVAGPRERNGLQGTSFAAPLVSGTLALMFSYRPQLSATEAVAILKSTARPFPAGSSCYTQGCGTGVLNVGAAMAELTSRYPSAPTCSLSASNLSVPVGVSTTYTISGTNLPAGARGYWYGTKNNVQDVSGQESIPAPGSNAYVNSAGMQGTYVRYAVIKNTQGATVCTTNSVSVTYDAPVVTCSLSASSTNVPSGSSTTYTITGNNLPAGARGYWFGTKNGVQDASGQESIPAPGSNVYMNNAGMQGTYMRFAQIRDAQGNTVCTTNSSTVTYQAQPAPTCSLSGPSVVARNASYTYTVSGSNLPAGSVGYWSGTKNGVTDAINQYAGGVPSSFSFVNGGWVGNYVRSMSIVSPSGTVVCVTNSVSTTLQ; encoded by the coding sequence ATGCAGCGTTCGCATACGAGCAAAATTGCTCGCATTGCTGGCTTGGTCACGTCTGTAGCGCTGGGGGCTGCCCACGCTTTGACACCCCCGGATCCGGGCTTTTCCTATCAAAATCTTTATCTTGGCCCGCAAGTTGGTGGCATCAACGCCTACGTGGGCTGGGACTATCACTTCAAGGGAACCCCGGTTACCGTCGCGGTGATCGACTCGGGCTATCTACCGCATCCAGAATTCGAAAATCGTGTGTTGCCTGGCTACGATCTCGTTAATCAAGGGACATTTGCGAATGAGCAGGTAATTGGGCCTGACGGCAAGGCTTACGGTGTGTACGTCATGAATGGGGCAAGTCCGATCGCCGGTGGTCTAGACGCCGATTTGCAGACGAGTTTTAACTCGGAAGACAGGGCTTGGCACGGTACCAAGGTTGCTGGGCTTATTTTGGCAGCCAGTAACCAAGTAGGTGTGACTGGCCTGAACCCTACTGCACGGTTGCTACCTATCCGCGTGGCACGCGCTGGCGACTTTGCGCCGGGTGCGGCTGCTCAAGCCATCCGTTGGGCCGTCGGCTTGTCGGCGACCGTCAATGGCGTGGCATTGCCGATCAACCCTAACCCCGCCAAAGTGCTTAATCTGAGCTTGGGCGGCGATACTGCTGTGCCCAATCGGGCCGGCAGCATTGGTTGCAGCGATGAATACCAGGATGCGATTGATGCCGCAGTTCAAACCGGTGCGGTAGTTGTTGTGGCTGCTGGCAACTATTACGAAGAAGATGTCAAGAAGTACATGCCAGCCAACTGCAAGAACGTGGTGGTGGTTGGGGGCAGTAATCCTTATACCGGTGATCGGGCTATTGATATTTCCAGCTTTGGTGCGGGTGTGACCATCAGCGCACCAGCTGCTGGGATGCATACCACTACCGCATATAAAGCCAATGGCACAACGCAATACCTGACAACCTATGAATCGGTGGCTGGTCCACGTGAGCGCAACGGTTTGCAGGGCACCAGTTTTGCCGCGCCGCTGGTGTCTGGCACCTTGGCATTGATGTTTTCGTATCGCCCCCAGCTCAGCGCGACGGAGGCTGTGGCGATCCTGAAGTCCACTGCACGGCCATTTCCGGCTGGCAGCTCGTGCTATACGCAAGGGTGTGGTACTGGCGTGCTGAATGTCGGTGCTGCGATGGCAGAGCTGACCAGCCGCTATCCTAGTGCGCCGACTTGCAGCCTCTCTGCTTCGAACCTCAGTGTTCCTGTCGGCGTTTCAACCACGTACACCATCTCCGGTACCAACCTGCCAGCAGGTGCTCGCGGATATTGGTACGGCACCAAAAACAACGTTCAAGACGTGAGCGGTCAGGAATCCATCCCTGCACCGGGTAGCAATGCCTATGTCAATTCTGCAGGCATGCAAGGCACGTATGTGCGCTATGCCGTGATCAAGAATACCCAAGGCGCAACGGTGTGCACGACAAATAGCGTTTCCGTTACCTACGACGCGCCGGTTGTAACCTGCAGCCTCTCGGCCTCGTCCACCAACGTGCCATCCGGCTCCAGCACCACCTACACCATCACCGGCAACAACCTGCCGGCTGGTGCGCGTGGCTATTGGTTTGGTACCAAGAATGGTGTACAGGATGCGAGCGGCCAGGAATCCATTCCTGCACCGGGCAGCAACGTCTATATGAACAACGCTGGCATGCAGGGCACCTATATGCGATTTGCCCAGATCCGCGATGCCCAAGGCAACACGGTATGCACAACCAACAGCAGCACGGTGACATACCAAGCTCAACCGGCGCCGACTTGCTCGTTGAGCGGCCCGAGCGTGGTGGCGCGTAATGCCAGCTACACCTACACCGTGAGCGGCAGCAATCTGCCGGCGGGTTCCGTGGGCTACTGGTCCGGCACCAAGAACGGCGTGACCGATGCAATCAATCAATATGCCGGTGGCGTGCCTTCCAGCTTCAGCTTTGTAAATGGCGGCTGGGTGGGCAACTACGTGCGGTCAATGAGTATCGTCTCGCCGTCGGGCACGGTGGTGTGCGTGACCAACTCTGTTTCTACCACGCTCCAATAA
- a CDS encoding IS3 family transposase, with product MPPARFLRSQLLSLAQQVRWHERLRRQAAQGTRGRECSAQAHAGQFDARKRGHQGSTAKKVVTAPTRRELVRFLAGRGLSERWALRIARMSPSALRYRPKPDRNGMLRQRIVELAQRHRRYGAGMIYLKLRQSGWAVNHKRVERLYALAGLQVRRRKRKKVPPSERQPLIRPQVANAVWSMDFVFDRTAEGRVIKCLTVVDDATHEAIAVIPERAISGEILTRQLDRLAVSRGLPQVIRTDNGKEFCGRAMLHWAYRRGITLRQIEPGKPNQNAYIESFNGRLRDECLNEHWFTSLAHARVVIEAWRREYNEERPKKALGGLTPSAYARQLARKKPVISGAGL from the coding sequence GTGCCGCCGGCACGGTTTCTCCGAAGCCAGTTACTATCTCTGGCGCAGCAAGTTCGGTGGCATGAGCGTCTCCGACGCCAAGCGGCTCAAGGAACTCGAGGCCGAGAATGCTCGGCTCAAGCGCATGCTGGCCAATTCGATGCTCGAAAACGAGGTCATCAAGGAAGCACTGCAAAAAAAGTGGTGACCGCACCAACGCGACGCGAGCTGGTGCGGTTCCTCGCCGGACGGGGTCTGAGTGAGCGCTGGGCGTTGCGCATCGCCCGAATGAGTCCGAGCGCCTTGCGCTACCGGCCCAAGCCGGATCGGAACGGCATGTTACGGCAGCGGATCGTCGAACTGGCGCAGCGCCATCGTCGCTACGGTGCAGGGATGATCTATCTGAAGCTGCGCCAGAGCGGCTGGGCAGTGAACCACAAGCGGGTAGAACGGCTATATGCACTGGCCGGGCTGCAAGTGCGGCGACGCAAGCGCAAGAAGGTGCCGCCATCGGAGCGGCAGCCGCTGATCCGGCCGCAGGTCGCCAATGCGGTCTGGTCGATGGACTTCGTGTTTGATCGCACGGCCGAAGGACGAGTGATCAAATGCCTGACCGTTGTCGACGATGCCACGCATGAAGCCATTGCGGTGATCCCGGAGCGAGCCATCAGTGGCGAAATTCTGACGCGGCAACTGGATCGATTAGCGGTCTCACGCGGCTTGCCGCAGGTGATTCGCACTGACAACGGCAAGGAGTTCTGCGGTCGAGCGATGCTGCACTGGGCGTACCGGCGCGGCATCACGCTGCGGCAGATTGAACCGGGCAAACCGAACCAGAACGCTTACATCGAATCATTCAATGGCCGGCTGCGGGACGAATGTCTGAACGAGCACTGGTTCACCAGCTTGGCGCATGCGCGGGTGGTGATCGAAGCCTGGCGACGGGAATACAACGAGGAGCGGCCGAAGAAGGCGTTGGGCGGGCTGACGCCATCGGCCTATGCCCGGCAGCTAGCGAGGAAGAAACCGGTAATATCGGGGGCCGGACTCTAA
- a CDS encoding serine/threonine-protein kinase, whose amino-acid sequence MTDQHIAHYQLLSRLGQGAMGVVYRARDTRLQRDVALKLLQLSPAEQADGEYAARLLQEARSAARLNHPGIITVYDCGEWQGQPYMAMELVSGQTLKTLLEERGPLTIKQVAGLAKQVFDALAHAHEQGVVHRDIKPANLMLTANGRLKIMDFGIAQLPASDLTRTGTLLGSPRYMAPEQLGGTKLDGRADLFSAGVVLYQALTGQLPFDGEQPIAIAYQILHAQPVPPREVRPDTPEALSALILRCLAKRPDARYRDARTALADLLRLQRGHGQAITESEPVATPNAPVATPSAAFQPAAIEFVEISKDASRLAQRTARALWPYLRSASNWLRIQLPRLGASLKQAAVWAWPHAQHGSRFALQQGQRGWARYRSLQPRQQLIGAAVALLGSALIGALLLSSPPKATQTAAEAVAVAPPAPLPEVKLSPATEGVPPDTAPAVVEVQRPPPQYETAEPDDAQATAETIAPPMESEPEHAGGTTTGIGQELKQAGRGFSQAVGSAWDCLRGRAACPEPNASNDPREQRRGP is encoded by the coding sequence ATGACCGATCAGCACATCGCCCACTACCAGTTGCTCAGCCGCCTCGGCCAAGGGGCGATGGGCGTGGTCTATCGTGCACGCGATACCCGGCTGCAACGTGATGTGGCGCTCAAGCTGCTGCAGCTCTCACCCGCCGAACAGGCCGATGGCGAGTATGCCGCCCGGCTGTTGCAGGAGGCGCGCTCTGCAGCCCGACTGAACCACCCGGGCATCATCACCGTCTACGACTGCGGCGAGTGGCAAGGCCAACCCTATATGGCCATGGAGCTGGTCAGCGGTCAGACACTGAAGACGCTGCTGGAAGAACGCGGCCCGCTGACCATCAAGCAGGTGGCCGGGCTCGCCAAACAAGTGTTCGACGCACTGGCCCATGCGCACGAGCAAGGCGTGGTCCACCGCGACATCAAGCCGGCCAACCTGATGCTGACCGCAAATGGCCGGCTCAAGATCATGGATTTCGGCATTGCCCAGCTGCCAGCCAGCGACCTGACCCGTACCGGCACGCTGCTCGGCTCGCCGCGCTATATGGCGCCGGAGCAGCTCGGCGGTACCAAGCTCGATGGCCGTGCCGATTTGTTCTCCGCCGGCGTCGTGCTCTACCAGGCGCTGACCGGCCAGCTCCCGTTCGATGGCGAGCAACCGATCGCCATCGCCTATCAGATCCTGCACGCCCAGCCTGTGCCGCCGCGCGAAGTGCGGCCGGATACACCGGAAGCATTGTCGGCATTGATCCTGCGCTGCCTCGCCAAACGCCCGGATGCACGCTATCGCGACGCCCGGACCGCGCTCGCCGACCTGTTGCGCCTGCAACGTGGCCACGGCCAAGCCATCACCGAGTCCGAGCCCGTTGCAACGCCGAATGCCCCAGTTGCCACACCAAGCGCAGCCTTCCAACCAGCTGCCATCGAGTTCGTCGAAATCTCCAAGGATGCCAGCCGACTGGCACAACGCACCGCCCGTGCGCTATGGCCCTATCTGCGTAGTGCGTCGAACTGGTTGCGCATCCAGCTACCGCGCCTTGGTGCATCCTTGAAGCAAGCAGCCGTCTGGGCGTGGCCCCATGCCCAACACGGTAGCCGTTTCGCGCTACAGCAGGGGCAACGAGGCTGGGCCCGCTATCGAAGCCTGCAACCCCGGCAACAGTTGATTGGCGCCGCGGTGGCCTTGCTGGGCAGCGCGCTGATCGGCGCCCTACTGCTAAGCAGCCCACCCAAAGCTACGCAAACCGCTGCCGAAGCCGTAGCTGTCGCCCCTCCTGCGCCCCTGCCCGAAGTGAAACTCTCACCAGCAACCGAGGGCGTCCCGCCTGACACTGCACCCGCCGTCGTCGAAGTCCAGCGCCCTCCCCCTCAGTACGAGACAGCCGAGCCCGACGATGCCCAAGCCACCGCCGAAACCATCGCCCCGCCGATGGAAAGCGAACCTGAACATGCCGGCGGCACTACCACCGGCATTGGCCAGGAGCTGAAGCAAGCCGGTCGCGGCTTCTCCCAAGCCGTGGGTAGCGCGTGGGACTGCCTGCGCGGCCGGGCAGCCTGCCCGGAACCCAACGCGAGCAATGATCCACGCGAACAACGACGCGGCCCGTAG
- a CDS encoding LexA family protein — MGNPNRDQEYLGKLQDYYADYRNLPSYAVIGELLGMASKSAVSALVKRLTLAGFLEVTPDRRLAPTKQFFARDLADFNVPAGLPAAANDALSESLTIDEYLIPRPSTTVLVKVRGDSMIEGGIHDGDIAVVEKRHAANVGDVVVAIVDGEYTLKELGRDKQGYLLLPKNADYEPIRPQEGLEIFGIMVGLIRKYR, encoded by the coding sequence ATGGGCAACCCGAATCGCGACCAGGAATACCTAGGCAAGCTGCAGGACTACTACGCCGACTACCGCAATCTGCCCTCCTACGCCGTGATCGGCGAATTGCTCGGCATGGCCTCGAAATCGGCAGTGTCCGCGTTGGTGAAGCGGCTGACACTGGCCGGCTTTCTCGAAGTGACACCGGATCGGCGGCTGGCACCGACCAAGCAGTTCTTTGCCCGCGACCTGGCCGACTTCAACGTGCCAGCTGGCTTGCCCGCCGCAGCCAACGATGCGCTCAGCGAATCACTGACCATCGACGAATACCTGATCCCACGCCCCTCTACCACCGTGCTGGTCAAGGTGCGTGGCGATTCGATGATCGAAGGTGGCATCCACGATGGTGACATCGCGGTGGTCGAGAAGCGCCATGCCGCCAATGTCGGGGACGTGGTGGTCGCCATCGTCGACGGCGAATACACGCTCAAGGAGCTGGGCCGCGACAAGCAAGGCTACCTGCTGCTGCCAAAGAACGCGGACTACGAGCCGATCCGCCCACAGGAAGGCCTGGAAATCTTTGGCATCATGGTCGGGCTGATCCGCAAGTACCGCTAA
- the bioB gene encoding biotin synthase BioB, whose amino-acid sequence MNAPHTQPIEIKRNTPHPQTSNWSAEAVQALFDLPFNDLLFRAQQVHREHFDANRVQLSTLLSVKTGGCSEDCGYCPQSARYHTGVENQKLLCADEVIETARIAKENGASRFCMGGAWRGPKQRDLDELKKMIAGVKALGMETCGTFGMLKDGMAEQLKESGLDYYNHNLDTAPEKYGDIISTREYDDRMDTLGKVRKAGLNVCAGGIVGMGETREERAGLIAQLANLDPQPESVPINNLVPVPGTPLANAEPLDWTEFVRTIAVARITLPGSFVRLSAGRREMPEAMQALCFMAGANSIFYGDKLLTTGNPDVEGDRQLFTKLDLAPL is encoded by the coding sequence ATGAACGCACCGCACACGCAGCCCATCGAGATCAAGCGCAATACCCCGCACCCGCAGACCAGCAACTGGTCGGCCGAAGCAGTGCAGGCCTTGTTCGATCTTCCATTCAACGACCTGTTATTCCGTGCCCAGCAAGTGCACCGTGAACATTTCGATGCCAATCGCGTGCAGCTGTCCACCTTGCTGTCGGTCAAGACCGGCGGCTGTAGCGAGGATTGCGGCTATTGCCCCCAATCGGCCCGCTACCATACTGGCGTGGAGAACCAGAAACTGCTGTGTGCCGACGAGGTGATTGAAACCGCACGCATTGCCAAGGAAAACGGCGCCAGTCGCTTCTGCATGGGCGGCGCCTGGCGCGGACCCAAGCAGCGGGATCTGGACGAGCTGAAGAAGATGATCGCCGGTGTGAAGGCGCTGGGGATGGAAACCTGCGGTACCTTCGGCATGCTCAAGGACGGTATGGCCGAACAGCTCAAGGAATCCGGGCTTGACTACTACAATCACAACCTTGATACCGCGCCGGAAAAATACGGCGACATCATTTCCACGCGCGAGTATGACGACCGGATGGATACGCTGGGCAAGGTGCGCAAGGCCGGCCTCAATGTGTGCGCCGGCGGCATCGTCGGCATGGGCGAAACGCGCGAGGAGCGCGCCGGCTTGATCGCGCAACTGGCCAACCTCGATCCGCAGCCCGAATCAGTACCGATCAACAACCTTGTGCCGGTGCCTGGCACGCCGCTTGCCAACGCCGAGCCGCTCGACTGGACCGAGTTCGTGCGCACCATCGCCGTGGCACGAATCACGCTGCCTGGTTCGTTCGTCCGTCTTTCCGCCGGCCGCCGTGAGATGCCTGAGGCGATGCAGGCGCTGTGCTTCATGGCCGGCGCCAACTCGATTTTCTACGGCGATAAATTGCTGACCACGGGCAATCCGGATGTCGAGGGAGACAGGCAGCTCTTCACCAAACTCGATCTTGCACCCTTGTGA